TAAGACAGATTGTGCGACCTCAGCCGAATAGAGGTCAGGCATCGCCAGCGCCGAGCGCGAATTAGCGTAGGCTGAGTGGCCGTTGGCTAAAATATAAAAACTTACAACAATCCATAGTGTTCGAAAAAACAACATGACAAGCCTCGATTGACAATAGATAGGGTTTTTATAGTACCTTTTTTTGGATGGTTTGCCAGCTTAGTATAAAAAAGATGAGAATAATTATGGTTTGAGTCTGTCAACCTGGACCTATAGTAAAAACTTTGATGTCTATTAGTATATTTGATAGGTAATTATGTTTATTTAGGTTCAAAATGAGGTAGATCAACTAAGTAAATGAATCATATGGACGAGTTATGAAACAAGTTCTACAGCGGTATCGATGGTTGGTGGTGTTGTTTAGCCTCATAATCTTATTGGTCATCCTGTTTAAGGTTTGGATTTACCAACAAGAAAGTGAGTCGCTTCGCAGTGCTGTCTATAGTGCGCAGAAACACGATATTCATGCACAAGTGAATGCATTGATACGCGAACAGAAAAGTGCGTCATTAGCGTTAGCCTTAATGCTCGCGGAAAACCCGAATGTACAAAAACTCCTAACCTTGCCTTGTTGTGAATATCGGGCGGGACTCGACAAGTTAGCCCAGCGGATACAAACTAAAACCCCAAATAACGACATTTGGTTGCAGGTGATTAATCGAGATGCCGTTAGTGTAGAGCGAAGCTGGACAACGCGCCGTGGTGATTCATTAATCGGCATCCGAACCGACCTTGAGCATCTTATAGCTAACCCAAATGAAGCGCCCACGACTACCGTTAGTACAGGGCTTTTTTCTATGACTTTTAAATCGATGGTGCCGGTGTTTGATGATGCCAATCTCTTGGGCGTGGTCGAAGTAGTGTCACAATTTCAGCCTTTAGTTGATCGATTAAACATTGAGAACACACGCTCGCTGGTGTTAGCTGACAAACGCCATCGATCCAAGTTGATATTGCCAAGCAACGACCAATTTATTGAGGATTACTATGTCGTCAATACTCATGGTGCGGATGAGTTAGTTGAATTGATTAAGTTAATTGGTGTCGAGAAAGTACTGAGCGATGAAGTTTTTATTTACAAAGATCAGCTTGCTATTACACGTGTCCCAATTTTTGATGCATTTGGTGAGGTCGAAGGCCACTGGGTAGTAGCCAGAACCTTAGATGCGATCAATTTTGAGGATGTTAACTCACTCCTGAAGCGTTATGTGATTACGTCTTTTATTGTGGTGGTGATGTTGGTTTTATTAGCGTTCATTTTTTTGAGCCGACAACAGATTTCGTTGCAGCGTAATTATTATCGTGACGTGATAGATTCCGCTTCGGACATTTTATATGTCACTGATATGAAGCGTACAGTCGATGCGAATAAGCATTTCTTTGATTTTTTTAGTGAGTTTGAGGATTTAAGCGCGTTCCATCAATGCTATAAACGTGTTTGCGACACATTTGAGCCAGGTGAAGGCTTGCTGCAACCTGATATAAATGGGGTGTTTTGGATTCAGCACGTGTTGAATCATCCGGCAGACTCACATGTCGCCAAAATTATAAAAGCGGAGCGCGCCTATTATTTTGCCGTCAAAATTCAACCGCTTACTGAAGCCTTATTTGGTCAGTTTACAGTTGCGATGCACGATATCACCGAGCTGGTTGAAACCCAGCAACAGTTAGCACATTTGTCGCAAACGGATGAATTGACCGGCATAAATAATCGGTTGTTTTTTAACAAAGTTCTCAGCCAAGAACTGACCCGGTTTAGACGTTATCAAGCACCGATGTGTCTATTAATGCTGGATGTGGATTATTTTAAAAACATTAACGATGAAAATGGGCATGATGTGGGTGATGCAGTACTGCAAGAGCTAGCCAAAGTGATCCAAAGCGGCTTGCGAAGTTCGGACTTGCTGTGTCGTTATGGGGGAGAAGAGTTTGTGGTTATGCTGCTTAATACCGAAATAGAGGATGCAAAGGAAATTACCGAGCGTCTTCATTCTATGGTCGCTAGTTACGACTTTAAAGCAATTCCGGGACAAACCTTAACTTGTAGTTTTGGTTTAACTTGCTTTCAGTCGAATGACACTGAAAATTCGGTACTTAAACGTGCGGATCAAGCGCTGTATGAGGCTAAAAATGCGGGCCGAAACCAAGTCAAGTATGCTTAGTATAAACTTGCCAAAGCTGGTTTTGTTGTATTTCTAAGGCCTTGAATTCTCAAGGCTCACTCTCCGAAAACATTACTGTTTTTCCAGAGGCGGTGTTATCATATTTGCCTTAATTAATCCTCTAGATGGAGACCAGAATGAGCGTATTACCCGGTCACTTAAAGTATGCTGAAAGTCATGAGTGGGCTTATTTAGATGAAGACGGCTTGGTGGTTGTCGGCATCACGGATTTTGCGCAAGAAGCTTTGGGCGATATTGTGGCGGTCAACTTCCCGGAAGTAGGTGCAGATGTCAGTGAAGGTGATGATGTCTTAATGATTGAATCGGTGAAAACGGCATCGGATATTCATGCGCCAGTGAGTGGCGAAATCGTCGCACTTAACGAGGCATTAGAAGACACACCCGAGATGATTAACGATGAACCCTATGATGGCGGTTGGTTAATCAAAATTGCCCCCCATGACGAAGCTGAATTGGAAGATTTGATGGACTCAGAAGAATACCAGGCGGAAATAGATGGCTGATTTAGCAAGCTTACGCTTAAAGAAAAACGAAGATCGCCGCATTAAACAAGGCCACATTTGGGTATTCAGCAACGAAGTCGACACCCAAACTACGCCTTTAAAATCATTTGAAGCCGGGCAACAAGTGGTGGTCGAGGCTAGCAATGGTAAACCTTTGGGCTTGGCTTATGTCAACCCGAATACATTAATCTGCGCGCGCGTATTTACGCGAGATGTTAAGCATCAATTGGGCTTAACCTTCTTCAAAAAGCGCTTACAACAAGCGCAAGCTTTGCGTGAAGTGATGTATAGCGAACCTTATTATCGCTTGGCGTTTGGTGAAAGTGATGGCCTACCAGGCCTGGTGATCGATCGATTTGATGACGTGTTTGTGGTGCAAATTGGCACCGCAGGTATGGAGGCTGTAAAACAAGATATTTTACAGGTGTTGATTAACCTCTATCACCCGCGCGCAGTTGTATGGCGTAACGATATGGCAAGCCGCGAATTAGAAGGTTTATCCCGTTATCAAGAGTTGGCGTATGGCGAGCTACCAGAACAAGTCACCCTGATCGAAAATGGCGCAAAATTTGTGGTGCCGGTGCTGGGAGGTCAAAAAACCGGATGGTTTTACGATCATCGTTCAGCACGTGCGCGCATGTCGCAAATGGTGGAGGGCAAACGTGTGCTGGATGTGTTCAGCTATTTAGGTGGTTGGGGCATTCAAGCGGCTTTGGCTGGCGCTGAGTCAGTCGCTTGTGTGGATGCGTCTGAACCTGCACTGGATGGGGTGCATCTCAATGCTGAACTAAATGGTGTGGCCGATAAAGTCACCAGTTACCAAGGCAATGCGTTTGAAGTTATGACCGCCTTAATTGGTCAAGCTGAAAAGTTTGATGTCGTGATTGTTGACCCGCCGGCGTTTGTGAAGCGAAAAAAAGATTTAAAATCCGGTTCAGAAGGCTATCGCCGAGTCAATGAGTTAGCCATGCGTTTGTTATCGCCAAACGGTATTTTGATTTCGGCTTCCTGTTCACATCATATGAGCCGGGATGCCCTTTTAAATCAAATTCAAGTTGCCGCTAGTCATATAGATCGCACCGTTCAATTGTTTGATCAAGCTCATCAGGCACCTGACCATCCGGTTCATCCAGCCATCCCTGAAACGGAATATTTAAAAACATTCTTTTGCCGAGTCATGGCTAAATGGTAAATTTAAAAACCATCAACAAGCCAACCACTTTTGCCGAGGCTGATCTACTTCAGCCTTGGTTTGCTGCGTTATTGGCTAATTCGCCAGTTGCGGTATTTGTGTTTGATACCAATGGTAAGTTAGTGGATTGTAATGATATGTTTGTGACACTGCTGTCCTCATCAAGAGAACAATTGATCGGCTTGGATATGCTCAATCTGCCAGATCAAAGAGTCAGTGACAGCATTGCTAAGGTTTTGAAAGGCCAAATGGCTAGCTTAGAAATTGAATATCATTCCATTACTTCAGGCAAGGATGTTCCAATTTCAGCTGTACTCTGTCCGGTTCGAGCATCCAATCGCCAAGTTGAAGGTGGATTAGGGGTTGTTGAAGACTTGTCTGGCAAGCGAGAAGCCGATAGCGAGTCGGCACAGCAGTTAGCGTTTGAAAAATTGGTAGCTAAAATATCCAAACGATTGGTTAATACTGGGCCTGAACAACTTGATCAAGCTGTAGAGTTGACGCTAGCTGAAATTGGTCAGTTTTTTGAAGTGGATCGATGCTATATTTTTCAATATGATTCGGGAGTTCGCACTATATCGAACACTTTCGAGTGGTGCTCGGATGGCACAAGTGCGCAAATCGATAATTTGCAGAATATTAGTATGTCATTGTTTCCGTGGATGGAAGCGCAGCTTGAAATGCAGCAAGTTATGCATATCCCTGATGTGGCAAAATTGGATGATAACCTTGCTCCAGAGCGCGAATGTTTATTGGAGCAAGATGTTAAGTCCGTGTTAATGATTCCGATGGTTGAGAATGCTCAAGCGGTGGGTTTTTTAGGTATAGATGTAGTACGCAGCCATTATTACTGGCCAAATGAAAAAATTATTTTATTGCAAGTAGTTGCAGAAACTGTAACGAATGCGTTTTCGCGCCGGGATTATGAACGTGCACTCAGGAAAGTCAATGAGCAATACCGTCAGTTTTCTTCCCAGGTACCCTTGGGGCTTTATACGTTTCGTCTTAGTGCTTCGGGCGAGCCTTTTTTCGAGTATTGCAACAAACAAATTTTGCAAATGAATGGTGTTGAATCAGCCGACTTAATACTCGAATTTAAACACGTTCATCCAGAAGACTTACCCGAGTTAAAAGAGAGGCAGGCTTTTGCTTGGCGTAATCATGAAGCTTTTGTTTGGGAGGGGCGTTTCATTCTGGATGGTGAAACGCGTTGGATGCTTATTGAAGACAATGATCCAGAACAAGATGCCAATGGCGATTGGATCTGGAATGGATTTCAGCAGGATATTACAGATCGAAAAGAGCTCGAAGCGCGTTTAAAAGATTTGGCGACCATAGATGATATGACTCAAATTTGGAATCGGCGCTACTTTATGAATGCTGCGGATGAAGAATTTGAGCGTGCACAACGTTATGATAATAGCTTTAGCTTTTTAATGGTGGATGCCGACCATTTTAAGAAGGTCAATGACGATTATGGTCACGCGGCGGGGGATGCGGTATTGATTAATCTGGCTAAGGTAATGGCCGAATCGGTGCGCAAAGTTGACTTTGTTGGTCGACTAGGTGGCGAAGAGTTTGCGATTTTATTACCTAATACGCCGGAGTCGGAAGCCTTATTACTTGCCGAGCGTATTCGCGAAGCGGTAGAAGGTAACCCAGCCGATTATAATGGTCAGAGTTTACCCATTACCATTAGCATTGGGGTGAGCAGTTATCGCCCAAATGATCAGGACTTGGATCAAGTAATCCAGCGCGCCGATAAGGCTTTGTATGAAGCTAAAAATCAAGGCCGAAACCGTACCATGGTCGCGCCTTAAACGTTCAATTGAGTCAAAGATAAGCTGAAGACCTGACCACCAGGCCTGGTGGTCAGCAATGCCGAGCCAACAAGTTACGTTATTTAATCCAAATCGACTTCACATTGACAAATTCTCGAATCCCTTGAGAAGACAACTCACGTCCGTAACCTGAATTTTTCACGCCACCGAAAGGCAGACGCGGATCTGATTTGCTGATGCCGTTGACATAACAAGCACCTGATTCCATATTGCGCGCAATGGTTTCGGCGGTGGCAATATCTCGACTCCAAACGGAACCCGACAAACCAAAGTCTGTGGCATTCGCTAAACCAGTCGCATGAGCTGGTTCAGACGCTTTTAGCATGATCGCCACCGGACCAAAAAATTCGTCACTAAACGCTGGCATATTACTTGAAATATTAGTGAGGATGGTGGGCGCATAATAACTGCCTGGGCGATCGATTTGATGACCGCCAGTGATCACTTTAGCGCCTAACTTGACAGACTCGGTGACCTGCTGGTGTAGCTCGTCTAATAAGTCTTGGCGCGCCATCGGACACAAGGTTGTGTTTGGATCCATCGGATCGCCGGCGGCAAACTTGGTCTCAATTGCTTGCTTAAACTGCTCGACAAACGGTTCAAAAATATTCTGATCTACAATAAAGCGCTTGGCGGAAATGCAGCTTTGACCCATATTTAAGAATCGGCTGGTTACCGCGCCTTCAATCGCCAGTTTGATGTCGGCATCGTCGAGCACCACAAAGGGATCTGAGCCACCCAGTTCCAATACGGTTTTCTTAAGTTCTGAACCCGCGATTGCGGCGACTTTTCGACCAGCGGGTTCACTGCCAGTTAAGGTCACGGCGCGTACATAACGATTACGAATCACGCTTTCAACTTTATCCGCTCCAATCATTAAATTGGTAAATACAGACTCAGGGAAACCGGCATCCAAAAAGACTTTTTCGATGGCTTGAGCACATTGTGGGACGTTGGATGCATGTTTTAATAGTCCAATGTTTCCAGCTACTAAAGCCGGTGCGGCAAATCTAAATACCTGCCAGAAAGGAAAGTTCCACGGCATGACCGCGAGCACAACACCCATAGGCTGATAACAAATCAGGCTTTTACTAGCATCGGTTTCAACGATTTCATCGGCTAAAAAATCCGGCCCTTTGTCGGCATAATACTCACAAACCCAAACGCATTTTTCAATTTCCGCTTCAGCCTCTTTAATGGATTTACCCATTTCCAGGGTAATCAAACGTGCTAAATCGGATTTTTGATTTTTCAGCACCTCAGCTGCACGCTGCATTAAATCGCAACGCTCGGCCATGGTCGTGCGTTGTGACCAGTCGGCAAACTTTTGTCCGGCGCGTTTTACGGCTAAATCTAGCGTGTCCTGATCCCAGCTATCGTATTGGGCGAATACTTCACCGGTTGCGGGGTTCATAGATTCGAGTGCCATAAGCAATGCTCCTTTAAATAACCTGTAAATAAAGCGAATTAACGGTTAAATGTTAAACGCTGTCCGGGTTTAAATGCCGCGAATTGACCTTGATCGTACATCAATTCACCGTTTATAAAGGTTTTATTAATGCTGGATTTAAATGTGTGACCTTCCCAAGGCGACCACTGGCATTTGTATAAGTTGTGCGCTTTATCATCGGTATGCGGCTTGTTTAGATCGACCAGTACCAGATCGGCCCAGTAGCCTTCACGAATAAAACCACGGTCGGCGATTTGATACAAGCGTGCGACGTTGTGAGAAAACCGATCTACAATCAATTCCAGACTAAATACACCTTGGTGATAAAGATCTAATAAAGCGCTGAGAGATTGCTGAACTTGCGGCAAACCAGCTGGGGCTTTGAAATAGCTGTTTTGCTTTTCTTCCCAAGTATGCGGTGCATGGTCAGTGGCGATGACATCAATGCGGCTTTCAATCAGGGCTTGGCGAATCGCATCCCGATCCGACTGAGTTTTAACGGCTGGGTTGCACTTGATTAAAGAACCGTGTGTTGCGTAATCTTGGTCGTTAAACCACAAATGATGTACACAGGCCTCAGCGGTAATTTTTTTGGATTCGACCGGACCGGGTTCAAACAAGGCTAATTCATCGGCGGTGGTAATGTGTAACACATGCAAACGCGCACCGGTTTCTTTGGCTAGCTCCACCGCCATGGAAGATGATTTATAACAGGCTTCATGACAGCGAATAAGCGGATGCGCACTCATCGGCACATCTTCACCATAGCGTTCACGATAGAGCGCTTCTTGCTCTTTGATCATTGGCGTGTCTTCGCAGTGGGTCGCAATCAAAATTGGGCTTTGGCGGAAAATATTACGCAATGCAGTTTCGCGGTCGACCAGCATATTGCCGGTGGACGATCCCATAAATATTTTGACGCCACATACGTTTTTAGGGTTAACACGCGCGACTTCGTCAGCATTGTCATTGGTTGCACCCAGATAAAAGGAGTAGTTCGCCCAGGATTTTTGTGCACCAAGGCCATATTTAGCTTCCAGTGCTTCTAGGCTGATAGTAGGAGGGTTAACGTTGGGCATTTCCATATAAGATGTGATACCACCGGCAATCGCGGCGCGTGATTCAGTGGCAATATCACCTTTAGCCACCAGGCCTGGTTCACGAAAATGCACTTGGTCGTCAATCATCCCCGGCATTAAATGCAAACCTTCCGCATCAATCACTTGGTCGGCTGCACAGTCAATTTGTGGCGCTATTTGGGCAATTCGGCCCTGTTCAATTAACAGATCGACAACTTGTTGTTTGCCTTCATTTACCATGGTGGCTTGTTTAATCAGTGTGCGCGACATACAACCTTCCTTGTTTAAAGTTTAGGTTATTTTACAAGAGGAACTTGTTTGATGGGAATAAAAACGCCCTGACGGAGCAGGGCGTTTAGTTTAACGATTTAAAGCTGGCCTTAGAACTCGGCCCATTCATCCCCCTCGGATGATTTGGCCGGTTGTTTAGCTAACGGCATCGCCGGTTTATTTTGGCTTGGAGACGCGGCGGGTTTATCCTGCTCCGAATCCTTGGCTTCTGAGAGCTGTTTGGGTTCAGGCTTTTCGTTTGACGACATTTTCGGTTTCGCCGGTTTAGCCAATTTGGGTGCGCTAGCCGGTTTAGCCAAGGTGGCTTTATGCGACTTGGTTTTAAAGCGACTCATATCATCACGTAACACTTGTGCTTGTTCATTTAAGCTTTCGGCTGCCGCGCTGGTTTCTTCAACCAAGGCCGCATTTTGCTGGGTGCCGCTGTCGATTTGTGCAATCGCTTTATTCACCTGCGAAATACCTTCGGCTTGTTCGGTCGAGGCTTGTGCAATTTGCTCAATCATGCCGGAAACATCTTCTACTGAGCCCATGATTTGAGATAGAACTTCACCCGACTCGGTTGCGAGTTTGGTACCTTGATCGATCCGCCCAACACTTTCATCAATTAAGTTTTTGATGTCCTTAGCAGCTTCGGCAGATTTTTGTGCCAAGGCTCGGACTTCACCCGCCACGACAGCAAAGCCACGACCATGATCACCAGCTCGTGCGGCTTCAACCGCTGCATTTAATGCTAGTAGATTGGTCTGGAACGCAATGCCATCAATTAAGGTGACAATGTCGCTAATTTTATGGCTCGATTCTTGAATTGAGCTCATGGCTTCAATCGTATCGGCCATAACTTTGTTACCTTGCTCGGCTTTACCTTGAACGTCATGCGCGACTTCGGCTGCGCGCTTGGCGTGGTCATTGGTATTTTGTACGGCGCTATTCATTTGCTCCATGGTCGCTGAAGTTTCTTCGACCGACGCGGCTTGCTGTTGTACGCGGTCACTCAAATCCATCGCACCGCGAGACACTTCGTCTGCGGCATTAGTGACTTGACTGGAAACCTCAATCGCATCAGTGACAATTTTGTTTAATTGGTCACTTGAAGCGTTAATTGCACGTTTTAATTCGTCCAATTCACCTTGATACTCACCTTGAATGGTCTGGCTCAAGTCGCCTTGTGCTTGCGCGGCCATGATTTGATTGATCTCTTTAATTGCCGATTCGAGGGCGCTTAAAGATTCATTCACGTGGTTTTTAAGGGTTAATAGTTCACCGCTCGCGTCAGCTTCAACGCGCAAGTTGAACTGACCTTGCTGCATACCCGATAAGGTTTGGTTGATTTCGACCATCACAGTTTCCATCGATTGCAGTGCGCCTTCGACTAAAGCTCGGAAGTTAGGAGCCACCTTTTCATCCATTCGGACGTTAAATTGACCGTCTTTTAAGGCCTGCATCACTTTGGAAAGTTCATCCATCATAAACGACACACTTTTCGCGGAGGCATTCACGCCTTCTTTTAGGGTACGCAAATCACCACGATAATCGCCTTGCATGGATTGGCTAAAGTCACCGTTGGCAATCGCCGAAACGGTGTGGTTAGCTTCATTAAGTGCCTGGTTAATTTGGTGCAGTAAAGAGGCAAACGCACGCGTCATCGCCCCCACTTCATCATGAGCTTTACTGTCAAGTTGGGTATCAATTTTGCCGGTTTGTTCAACTTCGCGAATCACATTTAAAATAGACTGAATGGGTTTCGTGATGATGCTTTTGGTGGCTTGCCATAAAAACAGCATTAAGGCGACAATTAAGCCAATGATCAACACAAACATAATCAAGATCACGCTGTTCACACCTTCCATGGCATTAACCATATCAGGGTGCGACATATCCATGCCGATCAAGTAATAACCAATGGTATTACCATCACTACTTTTGATCGGCGCGGTGGAAATAACTTTATCATCGGTTATGGTAAAGTCTTTTGCCACTAGGCTGTCCACATCTAAACCGTCAAACCAAGTACTAGACTGATTAAACCAGCTTTGGTGAGCAAGGTTGTAAGAGCCAAGCTTAGGATTGTCAGCCCCTTTTGCCCAGCGTTTTAAACCGGTTTGGTTGATGAGGGCGACCATATAAGCACCGTCTTCGGCCATTTGGTTAACAATGCTTCCCAAGCCGGTTCGAATGTCTAATATACCCACCACTTCAGAATCCGAATTTGGTGCCATAACCGGGACAGAGGCGGTAATAAATAAACCCACGCCAGATAAATCGATGCTCGCGCTACTGTGCTGACGTCCACGTAATAGATCTGAAAAATCACGTGGGGCTTTTTTGCCAATCGCCGGATCAGGTAAGGGTTTAAAAGAGCGCACAAATATTTGGTTATCGCGGTCAAAGGCAACAAAGGATAAGTTGTTGTAATCGGTTGAACGTTTAAAGTCCGCTGCGACTTTGGTGGTGATGTCATGCAGGCCTTGATGGTCTTGGTTTAAAAAGAACTGCCCCATGTTGGGGTTGCCCGCCACAATACCTTGTACCGTATTTAAAGTTGCGCCTACTTTTGAGTTTATAAACATCAACGACTGTTCGCGTTTTTCTAACGCTAAATTTTCAGCCGTGGTGTATTGCAGGTCGGATGATGATTTAAACACCATACCTAACCCGATCACCAGGCCTGCCGCACTGACAAGGATCATTCGGAAGAGTAGTTTGGCGGAAATGCTATTTAACATGGAGAGCTCCTCAATATTATCTTATTCTTATATACTTATTTTTACGATGTGATGGTTCGTATGTTTAGCGGCGCTAATATACAGGCTGAAGCAGAAGTTTCAACCTAGTTTGTTGGATTGGGGTATAAAATATTGTCGTTCAGAATCAACGGAGTTATAAGTTGTTCTGGCCTTAAAGTGCGTAATTACGCGCCCCAAATAGATCGGTACCAATACGTACCATTGTGCTCCCTTCGGCAATCGCGGCTTCTAAATCTCCCGACATACCCATCGATAAGGTATCGAAATCAGGGGTGCGTAGTTTGAGTTTAACCTGTTGAAATAAATCGAACATTTCTGCGAGTGCAGCCCTTTGTTGATCAAACTCCGTTTCGGCTTTGGGAATCGCCATCAGTCCTCGTAAAACTAGATTAGGTAATTGAGTAACTTGTTCGACTTGCTCAAGTAATTCTTGTGGACTAAAACCTGATTTGGTGTCTTCTTGGCTAATATTAACTTGTAATAATATATTGAGTGCAGGCAATTCGGGAGGACGCTGACGGCTTAAACGTTGTGCAATCTTGAGGCGATCTACGCTTTGTACCCAGTTAAAATGTTCAGCAATGGGTTTGGTTTTATTGGATTGAATTGGTCCAATAAAGTGCCATTCTAAATCAGGACGTTGTGCGATTTTATCCAAGGATTCTTGTAAGTAGTTTTCACCAAATGCGGTTTGGCCCAGTTCGGCTAAAGCATTAACGGCTTCGATCGGTTTGGTTTTACTGACGGCTAAGAGTTTGACCGAACCCTCTGAGCGCTTAAAACGTTGCTCGGCGGCTCGAATGCGGTGAGTCACTTGTTCTAAGTTAGCCTGGTAATTCATGTTAAGCGCCTTCTATTTGTTCGTTCAAAGCCATTTTAGCAAACCCTTGTGAGTTGATGATAAATAGGTTTGAAATGATTGGTCGTTATTTAGCCCGGCTTAGGTTGGTTGTGCTCTATGTATTTATGCAAATAGGTGTAGTATAAAAAGCTAGAGCTTGAGATCAAAGGAGAGCCTGTGAAACCCGTAAAGTCGAGTGAAAGTAATTACCCTTATGAAGATAAACTAGTGC
The Thiomicrospira pelophila DSM 1534 genome window above contains:
- a CDS encoding NAD-dependent succinate-semialdehyde dehydrogenase, which codes for MALESMNPATGEVFAQYDSWDQDTLDLAVKRAGQKFADWSQRTTMAERCDLMQRAAEVLKNQKSDLARLITLEMGKSIKEAEAEIEKCVWVCEYYADKGPDFLADEIVETDASKSLICYQPMGVVLAVMPWNFPFWQVFRFAAPALVAGNIGLLKHASNVPQCAQAIEKVFLDAGFPESVFTNLMIGADKVESVIRNRYVRAVTLTGSEPAGRKVAAIAGSELKKTVLELGGSDPFVVLDDADIKLAIEGAVTSRFLNMGQSCISAKRFIVDQNIFEPFVEQFKQAIETKFAAGDPMDPNTTLCPMARQDLLDELHQQVTESVKLGAKVITGGHQIDRPGSYYAPTILTNISSNMPAFSDEFFGPVAIMLKASEPAHATGLANATDFGLSGSVWSRDIATAETIARNMESGACYVNGISKSDPRLPFGGVKNSGYGRELSSQGIREFVNVKSIWIK
- a CDS encoding dihydroorotase, with the protein product MSRTLIKQATMVNEGKQQVVDLLIEQGRIAQIAPQIDCAADQVIDAEGLHLMPGMIDDQVHFREPGLVAKGDIATESRAAIAGGITSYMEMPNVNPPTISLEALEAKYGLGAQKSWANYSFYLGATNDNADEVARVNPKNVCGVKIFMGSSTGNMLVDRETALRNIFRQSPILIATHCEDTPMIKEQEALYRERYGEDVPMSAHPLIRCHEACYKSSSMAVELAKETGARLHVLHITTADELALFEPGPVESKKITAEACVHHLWFNDQDYATHGSLIKCNPAVKTQSDRDAIRQALIESRIDVIATDHAPHTWEEKQNSYFKAPAGLPQVQQSLSALLDLYHQGVFSLELIVDRFSHNVARLYQIADRGFIREGYWADLVLVDLNKPHTDDKAHNLYKCQWSPWEGHTFKSSINKTFINGELMYDQGQFAAFKPGQRLTFNR
- a CDS encoding class I SAM-dependent rRNA methyltransferase → MADLASLRLKKNEDRRIKQGHIWVFSNEVDTQTTPLKSFEAGQQVVVEASNGKPLGLAYVNPNTLICARVFTRDVKHQLGLTFFKKRLQQAQALREVMYSEPYYRLAFGESDGLPGLVIDRFDDVFVVQIGTAGMEAVKQDILQVLINLYHPRAVVWRNDMASRELEGLSRYQELAYGELPEQVTLIENGAKFVVPVLGGQKTGWFYDHRSARARMSQMVEGKRVLDVFSYLGGWGIQAALAGAESVACVDASEPALDGVHLNAELNGVADKVTSYQGNAFEVMTALIGQAEKFDVVIVDPPAFVKRKKDLKSGSEGYRRVNELAMRLLSPNGILISASCSHHMSRDALLNQIQVAASHIDRTVQLFDQAHQAPDHPVHPAIPETEYLKTFFCRVMAKW
- a CDS encoding diguanylate cyclase, translating into MVNLKTINKPTTFAEADLLQPWFAALLANSPVAVFVFDTNGKLVDCNDMFVTLLSSSREQLIGLDMLNLPDQRVSDSIAKVLKGQMASLEIEYHSITSGKDVPISAVLCPVRASNRQVEGGLGVVEDLSGKREADSESAQQLAFEKLVAKISKRLVNTGPEQLDQAVELTLAEIGQFFEVDRCYIFQYDSGVRTISNTFEWCSDGTSAQIDNLQNISMSLFPWMEAQLEMQQVMHIPDVAKLDDNLAPERECLLEQDVKSVLMIPMVENAQAVGFLGIDVVRSHYYWPNEKIILLQVVAETVTNAFSRRDYERALRKVNEQYRQFSSQVPLGLYTFRLSASGEPFFEYCNKQILQMNGVESADLILEFKHVHPEDLPELKERQAFAWRNHEAFVWEGRFILDGETRWMLIEDNDPEQDANGDWIWNGFQQDITDRKELEARLKDLATIDDMTQIWNRRYFMNAADEEFERAQRYDNSFSFLMVDADHFKKVNDDYGHAAGDAVLINLAKVMAESVRKVDFVGRLGGEEFAILLPNTPESEALLLAERIREAVEGNPADYNGQSLPITISIGVSSYRPNDQDLDQVIQRADKALYEAKNQGRNRTMVAP
- the gcvH gene encoding glycine cleavage system protein GcvH is translated as MSVLPGHLKYAESHEWAYLDEDGLVVVGITDFAQEALGDIVAVNFPEVGADVSEGDDVLMIESVKTASDIHAPVSGEIVALNEALEDTPEMINDEPYDGGWLIKIAPHDEAELEDLMDSEEYQAEIDG
- a CDS encoding GGDEF domain-containing protein, which translates into the protein MKQVLQRYRWLVVLFSLIILLVILFKVWIYQQESESLRSAVYSAQKHDIHAQVNALIREQKSASLALALMLAENPNVQKLLTLPCCEYRAGLDKLAQRIQTKTPNNDIWLQVINRDAVSVERSWTTRRGDSLIGIRTDLEHLIANPNEAPTTTVSTGLFSMTFKSMVPVFDDANLLGVVEVVSQFQPLVDRLNIENTRSLVLADKRHRSKLILPSNDQFIEDYYVVNTHGADELVELIKLIGVEKVLSDEVFIYKDQLAITRVPIFDAFGEVEGHWVVARTLDAINFEDVNSLLKRYVITSFIVVVMLVLLAFIFLSRQQISLQRNYYRDVIDSASDILYVTDMKRTVDANKHFFDFFSEFEDLSAFHQCYKRVCDTFEPGEGLLQPDINGVFWIQHVLNHPADSHVAKIIKAERAYYFAVKIQPLTEALFGQFTVAMHDITELVETQQQLAHLSQTDELTGINNRLFFNKVLSQELTRFRRYQAPMCLLMLDVDYFKNINDENGHDVGDAVLQELAKVIQSGLRSSDLLCRYGGEEFVVMLLNTEIEDAKEITERLHSMVASYDFKAIPGQTLTCSFGLTCFQSNDTENSVLKRADQALYEAKNAGRNQVKYA